Genomic window (Thomasclavelia spiroformis DSM 1552):
AATGCAAAAGCTGATTTAAAGAAACAATCTTGGAAAATTGATCCATTTGTATGTAATTACTATATTTTAGTAAATGCTGGTGATGAAAATACAAATGAAGTATTAAAAGATCCTGATATTCGTAATGCAATTGGATTATCAATCAATCGTAAAGATGTATTAAAGGCACTTGGATATGGTGAAAACGCTTATGAATTAAGTGGATTAATTCCAAAAGGTATTCCAGGGTCAACTGGAGATTTCCGTGAAGAACAAGATGCAGTTAAAAAATTAGCTGAATATAATTTAGATGAAGCTAAAGCAATTATGGAATCTAAAGGTTATAGTAAAGATAATATGTTAAATTTAACATATAAATATAACGATAGTATAATGCATAAAAATGTAGCTCAATCTATTCAAGCTTCAATGAAAGAAGCATATATCAATCTTGAATTACAAGCTAATGAAGGTGAAGCTTTCTTTGCAGAACGTGATAAAGGTGATTTTGAATTATGCCGTCATGCAATGACTGCTGATTTTATTGATCCGATGGCTTATTTATCAATGTATGTTGGTAAAACTACTTTAGGTAATACTGTTGATGATGCTAAATTTGAAGAAATGGTTGCAGCAGCTAATGCTATTGATGATAAAACTGCTCGTATGAATGCTTTACATGAAGCTGAAAACTATTTAGTAGGTGAACAACATTATATTATTCCATTATTTGGATATACTGAACCATATTTATTATCATCTAAAGTAAGTGGTGTTACTCATTCACCAGAAGGTCATTATCAATTGGCATATGCTAAAATTGAAAAATAAAATTTAATTAATAAGGTACACATTATTAGTGTACCTTATTTTGATAGGAGGTTTAATATGAGTAATATTAAGTTGATAAAAGAACAATACGAACTAAAAGATATTTGTTTAAAAGAACGATTAGAAATGATTTTACCTAGAGTTATGTCTGATAATGATGTTGATATGTGGATTTGTGCTTCTAAAGAGTATAATGAAGATCCTCTATTTCATGCAATCACACCTGCAAATTATCCTACTGCAAGAAGAATTTCAATTTTTGTATTTGTAAGAGAAAATGGTAATATTCATCGTTATTCATTATGTATGCCAAGTGAGGAACTTGATCCATATTATACTAGTTACTGGATTGATTTTAATCATGAAGATCAAATGGCATGTTTAAATCGTTTATGTTTTGAATATGACCCTAAAAATATTGCAATTAATGTTTCTGATAATTTTGCATTTAGTGATGGTTTAACTCAGGGGTTATATGAAATGATAACTAGTAAAATGGATCAAAGATATACTGATAGAATTATAAGAAATGATTTACTTGCAATTAAATTAATGGAGCTTAGAACACCAACTGAATTAAAATTACATCCTGAAGTTATGAAAGTTGCATTTTCTATTATTGAAGATGTTTTTAGTAAAAAGAATATTATACCTGGTAAAACAACTTGTGAAGATTTACAGTGGTTAATGATGCAAAAAGTAAAAGATTTAGGTTTGGATTATTGGTTTGAGCCAACGGTTGATTTACAAAGACCAGGATTAAATAATCCACGACATTTTGGAGTTATTGAAAAAGGTGACTTGCTTCATTGTGATTTTGGAATTAGATATTTAAATATTTGCAGCGATACGCAAAGACTTGCGTATGTTGCAAAAGATGATGAAGACTGCTTACCCGTTGATTTGATTGAAGGAATGAAGATTAACAACCGTTTTCAAGATATAGTTGCTAGTTGTATGCAAGAAAATAAAAGCGGAAATGATGTTTTAAAGGATTCA
Coding sequences:
- a CDS encoding M24 family metallopeptidase yields the protein MSNIKLIKEQYELKDICLKERLEMILPRVMSDNDVDMWICASKEYNEDPLFHAITPANYPTARRISIFVFVRENGNIHRYSLCMPSEELDPYYTSYWIDFNHEDQMACLNRLCFEYDPKNIAINVSDNFAFSDGLTQGLYEMITSKMDQRYTDRIIRNDLLAIKLMELRTPTELKLHPEVMKVAFSIIEDVFSKKNIIPGKTTCEDLQWLMMQKVKDLGLDYWFEPTVDLQRPGLNNPRHFGVIEKGDLLHCDFGIRYLNICSDTQRLAYVAKDDEDCLPVDLIEGMKINNRFQDIVASCMQENKSGNDVLKDSLKIARDEGIEAMLYSHPCNFYGHGPGPTIGLWNNQDKVLIKGDVLMSYDTTYALELNTKAKVFGYDYYFYTEETVAFTKEGLIYLYPGREHIYFIK